The proteins below are encoded in one region of Cuculus canorus isolate bCucCan1 unplaced genomic scaffold, bCucCan1.pri scaffold_63_arrow_ctg1, whole genome shotgun sequence:
- the LOC128850727 gene encoding olfactory receptor 14A16-like yields the protein MSNSSSITQFLLLAFADTRELQLLHFWLFLGIYLAALLGNGLIITTIACDHHLHTPMYFFLLNLSALDLGSISTIVPKSMANSLWDTRTISYAGCASQFFVFLFFIAAEYSLLTIMSYDRYVAICKPLHYGTLLGSRACVHMAAAAWGAAFLNALLHTANTFSLPLCQGNAVEQFFCEIPHILKLSCSHSYLREVGLLGVSAFVAFGCFVFIVVSYVQIFRSVLRIPSEQGRHKAFSTCLPHLAVVSLFVSTGVFAYLKPPSISSPSLDLVVSFLYSVVPPALNPLIYSLRNQQLKDAVWKLISGWVSEAINYSSCSA from the coding sequence atgtccaacagcagctccatcacccagttcctcctcctggcattcgcagacacacgggagctgcagctcttgcacttctggctcttcctgggcatctacctggctgctctcctgggaaatggcctcatcatcaccaccatcgcctgtgaccaccacctccacacccccatgtacttcttcctcctcaacctctcgGCTCTAgacctgggatccatctccaccattgtccccaaatccatggcaaATTCTCTATGGGACACCAGGACCATCTCCTATGCAGGATGTGCTTCTcaattctttgtctttctgtttttcattgcagcagagtattctcttctcaccatcatgtcctacgaccgctacgttgccatctgcaaacccctgcactacgggaccctcctgggcagcagagcttgtgtccacatggcagcagctgcctggggcgctgcgtttctcaatgctctgctgcacacggccaatacattttccctgcccctctgccagggcaatgctgtggaacagttcttctgtgaaatcccccacatcctcaagctctcctgctcacactcctacCTCAGGGAAGTTGGACTTCTTGGCGTTAGTGCCTTTGTGgcttttggctgttttgttttcattgtggtgtcctatgtgcagatcttcaggtcagtgctgaggatcccctctgagcagggacggcacaaagccttttccacgtgcctccctcacctggccgtggtctccctGTTTGTCAGCACTGGAGTatttgcctacctgaagcccccctccatctcctctccatccctggaccTTGTGGTGTCatttctgtactcagtggtgcctccagcactgaaccccctcatctacagcctGAGGAatcagcagctcaaggatgcagtgtggaaactgatatCTGGATGGGTCTCTGAAGCAATAAATTACTCGTCATGCTCTGCATAA
- the LOC128850728 gene encoding olfactory receptor 14A16-like, protein MSNSSSITQFLLLAFADTRELQLLHFWLFLSIYLAALLGNGLIITTITCDHHLHTPMYFFLFSLSILDLGSISTIVPKSMANFLWGTRSISYTGCASQVFLFLFFISAEYFLLTVMSYDRYVAICKPLHYGTLLGSRACVHMAAAAWGAAFLNALLHTANTFSLPLCQGNAVDQFFCETPQILKLSCSHSYLREDGPSVLSVCLGFGCFVFIVVSYVQIFRAVLRIPSEQGRHKAFSTCLPHLAVVSLFVSTVVFAYLKPPSISSPSLDLVVSVLYSVVPPALNPFIYSLRNQQLKDAVWKLISGWVSEAKNCSSRIA, encoded by the coding sequence atgtccaacagcagctccatcacccagttcctcctcctggcattcgcagacacacgggagctgcagctcttgcacttctggctcttcctgagcatctacctggctgccctcctgggcaacggcctcatcatcaccactatcacctgtgaccaccacctccacacccccatgtacttctttctcttcagcctCTCTATTCttgacctgggatccatctccaccattgtccccaaatccatggcaaATTTCCTCTGGGGCACCAGGTCTATTTCCTACACAGGATGTGCCtctcaagtctttctctttctgtttttcatttcagcagaatattttcttctcaccGTTATGTCCTatgaccgctacgttgccatctgcaaacccctgcactacgggaccctcctgggcagcagagcttgtgtccacatggcagcagctgcctggggcgctgcgtttctcaatgctctgctgcacacggccaatacattttccctgcccctctgccagggcaatgctgtggaccagttcttctgtgaaaccccccagatcctcaagctctcctgctcacactcctacCTCAGGGAAGATGGGCCCAGTGTGTTAAGTGTCTGTTTAggttttggctgttttgttttcattgtggtgtcctatgtgcagatcttcagggctgtgctgaggatcccctctgagcagggtcggcacaaagccttttccacgtgcctccctcacctggccgtggtctccctGTTTGTCAGCACTGTAGTgtttgcctacctgaagcccccctccatctcctctccatctctggaCCTTGTGGTGTCAGTTTTATACTCTGTtgtgcctccagcactgaatccCTTCATCTACAGcctgaggaaccagcagctcaaggatgcagtgtggaaactgatatCTGGATGGGTCTCTGAAGCAAAAAATTGCTCATCACGTATTGCATAG